In the Leptospira selangorensis genome, one interval contains:
- a CDS encoding DegT/DnrJ/EryC1/StrS family aminotransferase, with translation MGVPFIDIKRFEPGLLEAWEDKVKTLSKNASFIGGEEVALLEKNLATVAGTKYSIACANGTDALQLALRALGVGKGDKVLVPDSTFWATFESVVNVGADPATVDTNPDDLQMDFEEFKKALEEVKPKAAIIVHLYGWGSAKLEDYRKLCKEKGVFLLEDGAQSFGVLYKGKPIYQDALITTTSFYPAKVLGGAGDGGAVFTNDEELANRVRMLGNHGRTSHYGYGDVGWNSRMDTLQAAFLNLNIPHLDARIVSRRKAAEKYYQVLPSLGVNVIHPPKDFQENGYCNVTLFDPAERPKIQEVLKGKGIGFAVIYPGAMSDQPGAKPYIVGKFGKEHRTGKICDSILNFPLFPYMTDSELEEVFAAIKEYKK, from the coding sequence ATGGGCGTACCTTTCATAGATATCAAAAGATTCGAACCGGGATTACTGGAAGCTTGGGAAGATAAAGTAAAAACTCTCAGCAAGAACGCCTCCTTTATCGGAGGAGAAGAAGTCGCATTATTAGAAAAAAATCTGGCAACAGTTGCTGGAACCAAATATTCGATCGCATGTGCAAATGGAACAGACGCGCTTCAATTAGCGCTAAGAGCCTTAGGAGTAGGAAAAGGAGATAAGGTATTAGTTCCTGATTCTACCTTTTGGGCAACATTCGAATCGGTAGTAAACGTAGGTGCTGACCCTGCTACAGTAGATACAAATCCAGACGACTTACAAATGGATTTCGAAGAATTCAAAAAAGCACTCGAAGAAGTAAAACCGAAAGCTGCTATCATAGTTCACCTATACGGTTGGGGAAGTGCAAAGTTAGAAGATTATCGCAAACTTTGTAAGGAAAAGGGAGTTTTCTTATTAGAAGACGGAGCTCAGTCCTTCGGAGTTTTGTATAAGGGAAAACCTATTTACCAAGACGCATTGATCACTACTACTTCTTTCTATCCTGCGAAAGTTTTAGGTGGGGCAGGAGACGGCGGAGCGGTTTTCACAAATGATGAGGAACTCGCAAATAGAGTTAGAATGCTTGGAAACCACGGAAGAACTTCTCACTACGGATACGGAGATGTGGGTTGGAATTCCAGAATGGATACCTTACAAGCTGCATTCTTAAATTTGAATATTCCTCATTTAGACGCAAGGATTGTATCTCGCAGAAAGGCTGCTGAAAAATATTACCAAGTCCTTCCGAGTTTAGGAGTGAATGTAATCCATCCTCCAAAAGACTTTCAAGAAAACGGATATTGTAACGTTACTCTTTTTGATCCTGCGGAAAGACCGAAAATCCAAGAAGTTTTAAAAGGAAAAGGGATCGGTTTTGCGGTTATTTATCCTGGAGCAATGAGTGATCAACCGGGTGCAAAACCGTATATCGTAGGCAAATTCGGAAAAGAACATAGAACCGGAAAGATTTGCGATTCAATATTAAATTTTCCTTTATTTCCTTATATGACCGATTCCGAGTTGGAAGAGGTTTTTGCTGCGATTAAGGAATACAAAAAGTAA
- a CDS encoding O-acetyl-ADP-ribose deacetylase: MAMEIFVWKGDITSIQTDAVVNAANSSLAGGGGVDGAIHRVGGPKIMEESRILKIKKYPNGLPTGQCVLTSGGQLPAKYVIHAVGPVWKGGDYQEASLLETCYKNVLQLSSDRAFESIAVPSISTGIYAYPKELAAPIAIQTVLDHKDQFPRKLIFVCFDQETKDLYEKILNQSGVNFKEGISSL; encoded by the coding sequence ATGGCGATGGAAATTTTTGTTTGGAAAGGTGATATCACGTCCATTCAAACGGATGCGGTGGTAAATGCTGCCAATTCTTCCCTGGCGGGAGGAGGAGGTGTAGATGGTGCCATTCATAGGGTGGGCGGACCAAAAATCATGGAAGAATCTAGGATATTAAAGATCAAAAAATATCCGAATGGTCTTCCTACTGGCCAATGTGTTCTTACTTCCGGAGGGCAACTTCCTGCCAAGTATGTGATACATGCGGTGGGTCCCGTTTGGAAAGGGGGAGATTATCAAGAGGCTTCTCTGTTAGAAACCTGCTATAAGAATGTTCTACAATTGTCTTCGGATCGTGCATTTGAGTCGATCGCAGTTCCGAGCATTAGTACAGGAATTTATGCTTATCCAAAAGAATTGGCCGCTCCTATTGCGATCCAAACAGTTTTGGATCATAAGGATCAATTCCCTAGAAAGTTGATCTTTGTTTGTTTTGATCAGGAAACAAAGGATCTATATGAGAAAATTCTAAACCAATCCGGGGTTAATTTTAAAGAAGGAATTTCTTCTTTATAA
- a CDS encoding helix-turn-helix domain-containing protein, translating into MLNPEVVTPIFYFGSGLSFLLVVQKLIPPIKRREDRIGALLFLSLGIILFTVANVVLEIDRTYPHAIFLLLTSFSAIGPLSLLYTHSLIYPNQTLYRDIRLHFLVPGLFLLGELLFFGRPWDSIISDLGDFRNIRYKHYLSWGFFLTTALTTAYFGFRYRMLITVISIPELKSQIRFIFILATITVFAMYSLVFGFMFGLDVLFRVGGLLVTGIVTLLFLAPSRYPDFFAPLTREVRKKKYEKSLLIGLDLNLLELRIQELMREDKLYRDPELTLHSLSEDLGIKPYQLTEFLNEHLQTGFHNYINGFRIEEAVNLLEEKPDQDILSICYFVGFNSKSSFNDAFRKVTGKTPTQLRQKKSDIPEKQKLHTARTGVPPLGKGLGGMVELGDPERISVRNRPIKAENR; encoded by the coding sequence ATGTTAAATCCCGAAGTGGTAACTCCTATATTCTACTTCGGAAGTGGCCTTTCCTTTTTATTGGTGGTCCAAAAGTTAATTCCACCTATAAAACGTAGAGAAGACAGGATTGGAGCCCTTCTGTTTCTTTCGTTGGGGATCATACTATTCACCGTTGCGAATGTGGTCTTGGAAATAGATAGGACTTATCCACATGCAATCTTCTTATTACTCACTTCTTTTTCAGCCATCGGACCCTTATCTTTACTATATACACATTCTTTGATATACCCAAATCAGACTTTGTATAGGGACATACGACTTCACTTTCTTGTGCCTGGTCTTTTTTTATTAGGTGAGTTACTTTTTTTTGGAAGGCCTTGGGATTCTATCATCTCGGACTTGGGCGACTTTAGAAATATCAGATATAAACATTATCTTTCTTGGGGATTTTTTCTAACAACTGCGCTTACTACTGCTTACTTTGGATTTAGATATAGAATGTTAATAACTGTGATCTCAATCCCCGAGTTAAAGTCACAGATCAGATTCATTTTTATTCTGGCGACCATTACAGTATTTGCAATGTACTCTCTGGTTTTCGGATTTATGTTCGGGTTGGATGTATTGTTTAGAGTCGGTGGACTTCTTGTGACCGGGATTGTGACACTTCTATTTTTGGCTCCCTCTAGGTATCCGGATTTTTTTGCTCCTTTGACTAGAGAAGTAAGAAAGAAGAAGTATGAAAAATCCCTTTTGATCGGTTTGGATCTGAATCTATTAGAACTTAGGATCCAAGAATTAATGAGAGAAGATAAACTGTATCGAGATCCCGAGCTAACTCTTCATTCTTTGTCGGAAGACTTGGGGATCAAACCATATCAGTTGACTGAATTTTTAAACGAACATTTGCAAACAGGATTTCATAATTATATAAACGGTTTTAGGATAGAAGAAGCAGTCAATCTTCTGGAAGAAAAGCCGGATCAGGATATTCTTTCCATCTGCTATTTTGTAGGATTCAATTCCAAATCCTCTTTTAATGATGCATTCAGAAAGGTGACTGGAAAAACTCCCACACAACTTCGTCAGAAGAAGTCGGATATTCCTGAAAAACAAAAACTACATACTGCCCGCACAGGAGTTCCTCCTCTAGGAAAAGGGTTGGGTGGTATGGTGGAGCTCGGAGATCCAGAGCGGATTTCTGTGAGAAATCGCCCGATCAAGGCTGAAAATCGGTAA
- a CDS encoding pectin acetylesterase-family hydrolase produces the protein MKIRYFVILVLFSQIFCTKDKDNSQELLATAVIADLVTSPFTRITPKPGTFTTQVDHGATPYTYTATFDPKCSGTEGNVNFYFFRKTVAANNKKLLINFMGGGACWDNANCFGSNTVTYFNQLNVIPDFALDLIFKGVIDQSVAENPFRDYDIIFVPYCTGDLHIGSKDKTYTSGTIKHHGYDNVISVLKFIQNSYPQLDRVFVTGQSAGGYGAILNYPIIRETVTTIDSGAQVRMLSDASNAVVPTAAYALSNPAFFPLLESSWGVETNGIGSGTGFSSSNLPIWVNGISANYTTGSSPSINDFFKKVATEYPGDVLGQYTALFDGNQRFFYHTMGQINKINNSALTYSNATTSDPYQAGKSYSVIYGDSDGSSVPDGSSSSSNDYTTCDWSKQAVSKMKDSATKTNYRYYIGPGDIHTITTYNDMYSLNSGGVNFATWLNTLANGVSPPANVQCNDSSGSCVNTNLFNSTINGNLGKATSDESYSLNPKQDIYTTCGGAAGIGL, from the coding sequence ATGAAAATCAGATACTTTGTAATTTTAGTTTTATTCTCTCAAATATTCTGCACAAAAGATAAAGACAATTCCCAGGAACTACTTGCCACTGCAGTCATTGCAGATCTGGTTACAAGCCCATTTACAAGAATCACTCCGAAGCCCGGGACATTTACCACCCAGGTGGATCATGGAGCCACACCTTACACTTATACGGCAACCTTTGATCCGAAATGTAGTGGGACAGAAGGAAATGTGAACTTCTACTTTTTCAGAAAAACTGTAGCGGCGAATAATAAAAAACTTCTAATCAATTTTATGGGAGGAGGAGCTTGTTGGGACAATGCAAATTGTTTCGGAAGTAATACTGTCACTTATTTTAATCAATTGAATGTAATCCCGGATTTTGCATTAGACCTTATATTCAAGGGAGTCATAGACCAATCCGTGGCTGAGAATCCGTTCAGAGATTATGATATTATATTCGTACCTTATTGTACTGGAGATCTGCATATAGGAAGTAAGGACAAAACCTATACGAGCGGGACCATCAAACACCACGGTTATGATAATGTGATCTCTGTTCTAAAATTTATCCAAAATTCATATCCTCAACTGGACAGAGTTTTCGTAACCGGCCAGAGTGCAGGAGGTTATGGAGCTATATTAAATTATCCGATTATTAGAGAAACCGTAACCACGATAGATTCAGGCGCTCAAGTAAGAATGTTATCTGATGCTTCCAACGCAGTTGTGCCTACTGCAGCTTATGCTTTAAGTAATCCGGCGTTTTTTCCATTATTAGAAAGTTCTTGGGGAGTAGAAACGAATGGGATCGGAAGTGGAACCGGTTTTTCTTCTTCTAATCTTCCAATTTGGGTGAATGGGATCAGTGCAAATTATACAACCGGCAGTTCACCTTCCATCAATGACTTCTTCAAAAAAGTGGCTACTGAATATCCGGGAGATGTTCTAGGGCAGTACACAGCATTATTCGATGGAAACCAAAGATTTTTTTATCATACGATGGGGCAGATCAATAAGATCAATAATTCAGCTTTGACTTATTCGAATGCGACCACTTCTGATCCTTACCAAGCCGGAAAATCATATTCCGTTATTTACGGAGATAGCGACGGAAGTTCGGTGCCGGATGGAAGTTCTTCCAGTTCCAATGATTATACTACTTGTGATTGGTCGAAACAGGCAGTTTCTAAAATGAAAGACTCGGCTACCAAAACCAACTATAGATATTATATCGGTCCTGGAGATATTCATACAATTACCACTTATAATGATATGTATTCTTTAAATAGTGGAGGAGTTAATTTTGCCACATGGCTGAATACTTTGGCAAATGGCGTAAGCCCTCCGGCAAACGTTCAGTGTAATGATTCTTCCGGATCTTGTGTGAATACAAATCTGTTCAATAGCACGATCAATGGAAATTTAGGAAAAGCAACATCCGACGAGTCCTATTCATTGAATCCAAAACAAGACATATATACTACTTGCGGAGGAGCAGCGGGTATAGGTCTTTAA
- the lon gene encoding endopeptidase La, translated as MDLFDDIGEVEGSIIPVDSILPPELFLVPIKTRPVFPGIITPLIVPGGKFAKAVDESLKGNSFIGLVLLKDEENEKKTEENIYEYGVVAKILKKVNLPDGAVNILINTVRRFKVESFSSVEPLLIAKVNYPEEEPGASKNTIKAMMRTLLIMTRELAQNNPLFTEEMKLTMLNVNEPGKMADFVCSILNIEKEDYQSVIESVNLKDRIEKVLLYLKKEIDLVSLQREIQENIQDKIDKQQRQFFLREQLKAIQAELGQKEGKYEKKYEKFLERLKAIPADPEVIEEVEREMEKFFYTDQNTADYNVIRNYLDIMESLPWEAAPSREIDLEKARKTLDRDHYKLDDVKERILEFLAVKKLKPTEKGSILLLVGPPGVGKTSIAKSIAEAMGRKFFRFSVGGMRDEAEIKGHRRTYIGAMPGKIITALRITKEKDSVILLDEIDKLGLGMQGDPAAALLEVLDPEQNKTFRDHYLDLPFDLSSVFFIATANTLDSISRILLDRMEVINLSGYITDEKVQIFNKHLWKKVLEKNGIEPYGIQIDKKAVVSLIDHYSRESGVRGLEKQSDKLARKLALQIVKGESYPKHIEPSDVEKLLGVPKYTDDRMTKPTVPGTALGLAWTSVGGATLLIEAVFVKGKGGILLTGMIGKSMEESSSIALSYIKNLLGSEELFTEKTIHLHVPDGATPKDGPSAGITMATTILSLVLNKRIKLGFGMTGELTLTGEVLAIGGLREKIVAAKRVGVHKIIFPSDNRPQLDEIPDYVKKGMEFFPVSRFEEVAKILFEPKMIDGILKPKMEQVASAKKSKPSPKKKAAPRKKK; from the coding sequence GTGGATCTTTTTGATGATATAGGCGAAGTTGAAGGAAGTATCATACCGGTAGACTCCATTCTTCCCCCTGAATTATTCTTGGTGCCTATCAAAACCAGACCGGTATTTCCAGGGATCATTACTCCTCTGATCGTTCCAGGGGGAAAATTTGCTAAGGCAGTGGATGAGTCCTTAAAAGGTAATTCTTTCATCGGGCTTGTTCTTCTAAAGGATGAAGAGAACGAAAAGAAAACGGAAGAGAATATTTACGAGTATGGGGTCGTTGCCAAAATCCTGAAGAAGGTGAATCTTCCTGACGGTGCGGTGAATATTCTGATCAATACGGTTCGCAGATTTAAAGTAGAATCTTTTTCTTCAGTAGAACCTTTGTTGATAGCGAAAGTAAATTATCCGGAAGAAGAGCCGGGCGCTTCTAAAAATACGATCAAAGCTATGATGAGAACCCTGCTTATTATGACAAGGGAACTCGCTCAGAACAATCCTCTTTTTACGGAGGAGATGAAACTTACAATGCTGAATGTAAATGAACCGGGTAAGATGGCAGACTTTGTATGCAGTATTTTGAATATAGAAAAAGAAGATTATCAATCCGTAATAGAATCCGTAAATCTAAAAGATAGGATCGAAAAAGTTTTACTCTATCTGAAAAAGGAAATCGATCTAGTTTCCCTCCAAAGAGAGATCCAGGAAAATATCCAGGACAAAATTGATAAACAGCAAAGACAATTTTTCCTAAGAGAACAATTGAAAGCCATTCAGGCGGAACTTGGTCAGAAAGAAGGCAAATACGAGAAGAAGTATGAGAAATTTTTAGAAAGACTAAAGGCCATTCCTGCGGATCCGGAAGTGATAGAAGAAGTAGAACGTGAAATGGAAAAGTTCTTCTATACGGATCAAAATACAGCAGATTATAATGTTATCCGAAATTATTTAGATATTATGGAAAGTCTTCCTTGGGAAGCAGCTCCTTCTCGTGAGATCGATCTAGAAAAAGCCAGAAAAACTTTGGATAGAGATCATTATAAGTTGGATGATGTAAAAGAGCGAATCTTAGAATTTTTGGCGGTGAAGAAGTTGAAGCCGACTGAGAAAGGTTCCATTCTTCTTTTGGTTGGACCTCCTGGAGTGGGAAAAACTTCTATAGCAAAATCTATAGCAGAAGCTATGGGCAGAAAGTTTTTTAGATTTTCCGTAGGCGGAATGAGAGATGAGGCGGAGATCAAAGGACATCGTAGGACTTATATCGGCGCGATGCCTGGTAAGATCATCACTGCATTAAGAATTACTAAAGAAAAAGATTCCGTAATTCTTTTGGATGAAATAGATAAACTAGGTCTTGGAATGCAAGGAGATCCTGCAGCCGCTCTTTTGGAAGTTTTAGATCCGGAGCAGAATAAAACTTTTAGAGATCATTATTTGGATCTTCCATTCGATCTTTCTTCCGTATTTTTTATCGCTACAGCAAACACTTTGGATTCCATTAGTCGAATACTTTTAGATCGTATGGAAGTGATCAATCTTTCCGGTTATATAACTGATGAAAAGGTCCAGATCTTTAATAAACATTTATGGAAGAAGGTCCTGGAGAAAAACGGGATAGAACCATATGGCATCCAGATAGATAAAAAAGCAGTAGTTTCTCTGATTGATCATTATTCCAGGGAATCCGGAGTGAGAGGTCTTGAAAAACAATCCGATAAGTTGGCAAGAAAACTTGCACTGCAGATCGTAAAAGGCGAGTCATATCCGAAACATATAGAACCTTCCGATGTGGAAAAACTCCTAGGAGTTCCTAAATACACGGATGATAGAATGACTAAACCTACGGTTCCTGGAACCGCTTTGGGGCTTGCTTGGACTTCTGTAGGAGGTGCAACATTACTCATCGAAGCAGTATTCGTAAAAGGAAAAGGTGGGATACTTCTAACCGGAATGATAGGAAAATCCATGGAGGAATCTTCCAGTATCGCACTTAGCTATATTAAGAATCTATTAGGTAGCGAAGAATTGTTTACCGAAAAAACGATCCATCTTCATGTTCCTGACGGTGCTACTCCTAAAGATGGACCGAGTGCGGGGATTACAATGGCGACCACCATTCTTTCCTTGGTTCTAAACAAAAGGATCAAACTCGGATTCGGTATGACCGGCGAATTAACTCTTACGGGAGAAGTTTTAGCGATCGGTGGTTTAAGAGAAAAAATCGTGGCTGCAAAAAGAGTCGGAGTCCATAAGATCATTTTTCCTTCGGATAATAGACCTCAGTTAGACGAAATACCTGATTATGTGAAGAAGGGGATGGAATTCTTTCCGGTTTCTAGATTCGAAGAGGTAGCTAAAATTTTATTCGAACCTAAAATGATAGATGGGATTTTAAAACCAAAAATGGAACAAGTAGCTTCTGCGAAGAAGTCAAAACCTTCTCCTAAAAAGAAGGCAGCTCCTCGCAAGAAGAAGTAA
- a CDS encoding pectin acetylesterase-family hydrolase, with the protein MQAKNLSLLFIVPILFFVGCKKDEPDNTKALTGAVLGEVLYNPYERITPADGNISIPNTNTSYQNNRPYFPKCFGNAGNTKFYFFRKTASANNKKLLINFMGGGACWSSNNCFGKNTTTFFNFLNDVPDLFVKVAFQGILDAGNSSNPLKDYDVLFIPYCTGDLHIGSSDVATYDDPYVTPDPSVYSHRGHDNVLSVLKYIQSNYTQVTDVVVAGQSAGGYGAILNYPHIRKVFSDGTKFTSLNKMSLVADASNGAVISGFFSGIVKTKWGSAQNMPDWVVGASYLDGSPSIQDYLSKITTAYPNDVVGQYTAAFDSTQRWFFNVMGIIAGPGSYSDSSSYFGPGDARDVADLPKDASNTPSNCNWAINANNAMNATTGSKYYFYRAPGDIHTITTSDTMYGLVSNGVNFNTWLKSIISNGGSPITVDCSDGSGSHPCTDKNFGSNSLNDTLGRATSQDSFDNNKDLYETCFGP; encoded by the coding sequence ATGCAGGCTAAAAACCTATCTCTTCTATTTATAGTTCCGATATTATTTTTTGTCGGATGTAAAAAAGACGAACCGGACAATACCAAGGCGCTCACGGGTGCAGTTTTAGGAGAAGTTCTATATAATCCTTACGAAAGGATCACCCCCGCAGACGGCAACATCTCCATACCAAACACAAATACCAGCTATCAAAATAACAGGCCATATTTCCCGAAATGTTTCGGAAATGCCGGGAATACTAAGTTTTATTTTTTCAGAAAGACTGCTTCCGCAAATAATAAAAAATTGCTCATCAACTTTATGGGAGGAGGGGCTTGTTGGAGTAGTAATAACTGCTTCGGAAAGAATACCACAACATTCTTCAATTTCCTAAATGATGTGCCTGATCTATTCGTTAAGGTCGCTTTCCAGGGGATCTTGGATGCCGGGAATTCCTCTAATCCATTAAAAGATTATGATGTTCTATTTATTCCGTATTGCACCGGTGATCTTCATATAGGTTCCAGCGATGTAGCTACGTATGACGATCCTTATGTTACACCTGATCCTTCCGTTTATAGCCATAGAGGACATGATAATGTTCTTTCAGTCTTAAAGTATATCCAGTCAAATTACACACAAGTAACCGATGTAGTAGTAGCGGGACAAAGCGCAGGGGGATATGGAGCAATATTAAATTATCCTCATATTCGTAAAGTATTCTCGGACGGCACAAAATTCACTAGCTTAAATAAAATGAGCTTAGTTGCGGATGCTTCTAACGGAGCGGTAATTAGCGGATTTTTCTCTGGCATTGTAAAAACAAAATGGGGAAGTGCGCAGAATATGCCGGATTGGGTAGTAGGTGCCAGCTACTTAGATGGATCTCCTTCTATCCAAGATTATCTCAGCAAGATCACTACTGCATATCCGAATGACGTTGTAGGACAGTACACTGCAGCATTCGATTCTACCCAAAGATGGTTTTTTAACGTGATGGGAATTATAGCTGGACCTGGTTCTTATTCAGACTCCAGTTCTTATTTCGGCCCAGGGGATGCTCGGGATGTGGCAGACCTTCCTAAGGACGCCTCCAATACCCCTTCCAATTGTAATTGGGCGATCAACGCGAATAATGCGATGAATGCTACAACAGGTTCTAAATATTATTTCTACAGAGCCCCCGGGGATATACATACGATCACTACAAGTGATACTATGTATGGACTGGTAAGTAACGGAGTAAATTTTAATACCTGGTTAAAATCGATCATATCCAATGGTGGATCTCCAATAACAGTGGATTGTTCTGACGGTTCAGGCTCTCATCCTTGCACTGATAAAAATTTCGGGTCAAACTCTCTAAATGATACCTTAGGAAGAGCGACCTCTCAGGACTCTTTCGATAATAATAAAGATCTATACGAGACCTGCTTCGGTCCTTGA
- a CDS encoding Dps family protein yields MKPNIGIPEKDREAINQGLQKLLADTYFLYLKTHNYHWNVTGPLFNTLHLMFMTQYTELWNALDLVAERIRSLGYPAPGTYKAFSSLTSLKEEDGVPKAEDMLKNLVEGHEAVIRTARAILPSADSGGDEVTTDLLTQRLEIHEKTAWMLRSMLE; encoded by the coding sequence ATGAAACCGAATATAGGAATCCCGGAGAAGGATAGAGAGGCCATCAACCAAGGCCTGCAAAAACTTTTAGCAGATACGTACTTTTTATATTTAAAAACTCACAACTATCATTGGAACGTTACCGGACCCTTATTTAATACATTACATTTAATGTTCATGACCCAATATACGGAACTCTGGAACGCCTTGGATCTGGTTGCGGAAAGAATTCGCTCTCTTGGTTATCCTGCACCGGGAACCTATAAAGCATTCTCTTCCTTAACTTCCTTAAAGGAAGAAGATGGAGTGCCTAAAGCGGAAGACATGTTAAAAAATCTTGTAGAAGGACATGAGGCAGTGATCCGAACTGCAAGAGCGATCCTTCCTTCTGCGGATTCAGGTGGGGATGAGGTGACTACAGACCTTCTTACCCAAAGATTAGAGATCCATGAGAAAACTGCTTGGATGCTTAGAAGTATGTTGGAATAG
- a CDS encoding peptidoglycan recognition protein family protein, with product MLRTVLLLLTICIISSCSSLPETNFSIAEFASPIHPLSQLLPKDKSASSLSTLRKKTKVSGILLHHTKGLSSEEYITKSANSGWLVHYIVDKKGKIYGVEDPGTSLIKAAPKTDTSMIHISWEGDKEDILKRPAQKKSLLYAIAKTSQEFGIPVTNFDVGSRSGIFTHSQAKKKFGGFLNGSDCGNENVLKALLEELKGSYFSEMEWKDRYGEWVLRKEKPFVGQNGEIKDPSYDKGRSVTPTPKAELESIEKTADGLLPEEKRLKYNYRGAITADCVVLHFTAINDYDGTLRVLEKRNLAATFLADKDGKIYQLLDSPLHMAAAATGTNRNCFQIEIVGKDTEMLLANPAQTAAVSKLVHELCQKYQIPLNNQRIESLKGVFSHTQAKKKWGGSIFLDAQDFDPGEPYMKKVIETLGGTYYSEKDWYDRNGEEWILLFTDFQP from the coding sequence ATGTTGAGAACTGTCCTTCTATTACTCACTATCTGTATTATATCTAGTTGTTCTTCTCTTCCTGAGACAAACTTTTCTATCGCAGAGTTTGCTTCTCCCATCCATCCGCTCTCTCAGCTATTGCCTAAAGATAAAAGTGCCTCTTCCCTTTCGACACTTCGTAAAAAGACAAAGGTAAGCGGAATATTACTCCATCATACCAAGGGACTTTCCAGCGAAGAATATATTACAAAAAGTGCAAATTCTGGATGGTTGGTTCACTATATCGTAGATAAAAAGGGCAAGATCTACGGAGTAGAAGATCCCGGAACTTCTCTTATCAAGGCCGCGCCAAAAACAGATACAAGTATGATCCATATTTCTTGGGAAGGAGATAAGGAAGATATACTCAAACGTCCCGCTCAGAAAAAATCTTTGCTCTATGCTATTGCAAAGACCTCCCAAGAATTCGGGATCCCGGTCACAAATTTTGACGTGGGTAGTCGTTCCGGGATATTCACACATAGCCAGGCCAAAAAGAAGTTCGGTGGTTTCTTAAATGGAAGCGATTGTGGAAATGAGAATGTTCTAAAAGCGCTTCTGGAAGAATTAAAAGGTTCCTACTTTTCCGAAATGGAATGGAAGGATAGATATGGAGAATGGGTCCTCAGAAAAGAAAAACCATTTGTAGGACAAAACGGAGAAATTAAAGATCCGAGCTATGATAAAGGTAGATCCGTAACTCCTACTCCTAAAGCGGAGCTGGAGAGTATCGAAAAAACTGCAGACGGACTTCTTCCGGAAGAAAAAAGACTCAAATACAATTATAGAGGTGCGATCACTGCCGATTGTGTTGTATTACATTTCACTGCAATCAACGATTATGATGGAACTCTAAGAGTATTAGAAAAACGGAATTTAGCAGCCACATTCCTCGCAGATAAGGACGGAAAAATCTACCAATTATTGGATTCTCCGCTTCATATGGCTGCGGCCGCCACAGGCACAAACCGAAATTGTTTCCAAATAGAAATTGTGGGCAAAGACACTGAAATGTTACTTGCAAACCCTGCACAAACTGCCGCGGTTTCAAAACTTGTACATGAACTTTGTCAAAAATACCAAATCCCTTTAAATAACCAAAGAATTGAATCTCTAAAAGGAGTATTCTCCCATACTCAGGCTAAGAAAAAATGGGGAGGCTCTATCTTTTTGGATGCACAGGACTTCGATCCAGGTGAACCATATATGAAAAAAGTAATAGAGACCCTGGGCGGGACTTATTATTCTGAAAAAGATTGGTACGATAGAAATGGAGAAGAATGGATACTTCTCTTTACCGATTTTCAGCCTTGA
- the tmpT gene encoding thiopurine S-methyltransferase, with amino-acid sequence MEKDFWLSRWKENNIPFHESETNPLLFKYFKELSLAKDSRIFIPLCGKTLDIAWLLSNGYRVAGAELVEMAIQQLFQELGVEPKISKIGKLILYSAPGIDIFVGDIFDLSKEVLGPVDAVYDRAALVALPQETRVRYSTHLTQITNNAPQLLITFEYDQTKMAGPPFSISTEEVNLHYKNVFTLKNLLSQEMVGGLKGHSAKENVWKLS; translated from the coding sequence ATGGAAAAAGACTTTTGGTTAAGTAGATGGAAAGAAAACAATATTCCTTTCCACGAAAGCGAAACAAACCCGCTTCTATTCAAATATTTCAAAGAACTTTCTTTGGCAAAAGATAGCCGTATTTTTATTCCATTATGCGGGAAAACATTGGATATAGCTTGGCTTCTTTCGAACGGATATAGAGTCGCTGGCGCAGAACTTGTCGAAATGGCAATCCAACAATTATTCCAAGAATTAGGAGTGGAACCTAAAATTTCTAAAATAGGCAAACTGATCCTATACAGCGCGCCGGGTATCGATATTTTCGTAGGAGATATATTCGATTTGTCTAAAGAAGTTTTAGGCCCTGTTGATGCCGTATATGATAGAGCCGCACTAGTGGCTCTCCCTCAAGAAACTAGAGTACGTTATTCTACACATTTAACTCAAATTACGAATAATGCCCCTCAACTTCTGATCACATTCGAGTACGACCAAACTAAAATGGCAGGCCCTCCTTTTTCCATCTCGACGGAAGAAGTGAACTTACATTATAAAAACGTTTTTACTTTAAAAAATCTATTAAGTCAGGAAATGGTAGGTGGATTGAAAGGACATTCTGCAAAAGAGAATGTTTGGAAATTATCCTAA